In Zingiber officinale cultivar Zhangliang chromosome 1A, Zo_v1.1, whole genome shotgun sequence, a genomic segment contains:
- the LOC122035241 gene encoding small subunit processome component 20 homolog isoform X1 has protein sequence MTTSQSQAVKSLNTSAGRRRFTFKSFSQRVEEIQINVFHSLDSVKAQPSDGSSFLRESLIYWKELNTAEDFISFYENMMPFVQTLSQVILHKETIMTELLDKVKIEAILSLEPILRLIAALSRDLLDEFVFFLPRLVDSLVILLKNGGDRDPEVIEQIFTSWSYIMMYLQKYLVRDLVYVLKITADLRYFPKHYVQEFMAESVSFLLRNSCKGQLQKGVRKAIREAAKTKSSEDAESKSSSSINGVSALLWYAMRGVSLLLHSRAETVWQILIDTSTFTMVEKYTKGSKALLEVTSGILRHLCTAIDPKELEVIYNCLFEETSKCITNRYLDQLNHLLSLLVFLIDGNKIIDGPKLLNLVDSFVQSFVVPSIGVKVESVTHKVLKKVLKLMLHLLDIPSISVDISSILPLYVPAFKLNSSSLCPFLDELILKEPQIVQVFRSHILSAMDDLIEDSPEETLSLMLTFFAKQSKYESCYIVEVSEDKVHMLCNFLREKIVYWIKLFGTAESNNQFYKQIPESEVAILWGVICCFPYFPILHEKFGLFKELINSIDQFLEAETDKIENMLKSTWQGILGGVLSSYHKLLLVNKLATSEVKTFLNLAKKHKSSLQVLSSVAEYLDSISGTEFEEDSSLKAFQKVDEQDAVDAVISLAVNLSHPNKAIRLSTLRILFHYRPRVDALPSNDIRPCKKLKTDQSGANNEISQHTDVIKLLLSVEATPLSIFTSRNAIVLLQNLQISLSSGRIGDSYIPLLFNGIIGILHNRFSQIWEAALECLATLISQYKELVWIYFVHYLDLSQSKIISENPQLEAVTQELNDDNSDDDIVVIAPASADFSLVKRFKLYLAPAFDCTPSVTIITLLLHSLQKISDIAESRSRQLIPLFLKFLGYGANDNFSFESYAGHACQRKDWKVILKEWLNLLVRMCNAKSLYQSAVLKEVLMKRLLDDVDADIQLKVLDCLLNWKDDFLISYEKHLKNLIISKNLREGLATWSVSKESQCIQEEHRCHFIPILIRLLTPKVWTLKTLGSRKHTGLALRKAILCFLAQLEVDELLLFFMLLLKPLLPRPRANEVLDVQTAEASTNITHGSSSSILNKYSTSILVADLSWKQKYGFLHVIDEILRIFDEAHIKPYLNALLKIVGWILESCMPNLSSGDSLSNSKMTSKQLKDLRSLCLKIISFVLNKYVNHDFESDFWDIFFRSTKPLLDSFKHEGSSGERLNLLLSCFISMSKSTKLLSLLEREANLVPTIFSALSLSTASDAIIYPVLEFIENLLNLDNSEDHLENKSVKNLLVPHIDVLIQSLHGHLLSRNEAYRKSINWPGNAESRVLKLLARYIVDPVVAGQFVDILLPCFKKKNLNIDDALSGLLVLKGTLSVVGSESYEKILKAILPLLVSSGLDVRLCICDILHGLKDIDSSIASVAKLLCDLNAVSSSLLGELDYDRRISAYEKIKPGLFSELKVEHVMLILSHCVYDMSHVELIFRQSASNALLSFIHFAASVLENSEDNSSKMLLNNETQEVPEDHILKKEDSQSIWTKKSIKQIVNTTFLSNVGGALNKDISVLREWFAVLRGMVYYLNGLPSLNPLKSLYSEDDEVDFFNNIVHLQIHRRKRAVLRFRNILGSGNLTEDLIAKIFLPLFFKMLLDQDGKGLDLANVCLDTIASIAGHMQSWDSYRSLLMKSFKEIAQKPDKQKVLLRLICAILDNFPFSNKEIPKALNDQSEISAPEAKANLSNVEALKYLQNVFFPQIQKLLTSDTLNVNVNFNLAAIKVLKLLPVEIKDSHLSTIIHRVCCFLKNRLESIRDEARSALVACLKELGLKYLQYVVKVLQAILKRGYELHVLGYTVNFILSKTLVNIDAGELDYCLEDLLTVAEADILGDVAEEKEVEKIASKMKETKKKKSYETLELIAQRITFRTHAIKLLSPISAHLQKHVTPRVKVRLQTMLQHIALGIERNSSVETSELFHFVYELIKGSFSPEGSQGYWISNEGIQKTSVGKMSQKMSISNSSKHDSHNTHLIVVFALGLLLNHVKKLMKMELLKNDEQLLSMLDPFVSLLSNCLCSKYEDVLAAAFRCLALLVTKPLPSIETHADNITSLLLEIVQKSGNVGSSLVQSCLKVLTVLLRRTSISLTNRQLQLLIHFPVFMDIQTKPSPIALSLLKSIIHQKLVVHEIYDIVVQVAELMVASHSEPIRKKSNEVLLQFLLNYPLSDKRLQQHMDFLLANLSYEHLSGREVVLQTLYDILKKFPASVVDSQAQSFFLHLVVALANEQDIKLRGMICGAMKVLLDRISQHVMHSIVSYTISWYTGEKSHLWSASAEVLSLLVQVMKKDFWFKIGNILQVMRDRLKSSAHAAGSSKDDILKDAAVPLWKEAYYSLILLDNMLQHFPDLYFEENVQEIWMIICKLMLHPHTWVRCISSSLVHSYFTTVKETSKRDDQKLKSRSYFLLCPSRLFAIAALCLNQLKTHLIDEKTSNLIRENLVFSTCALHSRLANTPVPHKYWSTLDSHEQSIFLEALEILGSRGTKDAFLLSTPARSDSLEKINHIYEDKQDLRSLLVIPLLKSMGKISMQMRDTQMQVIFDSFTMMFKQIDSEGLQAYATYILIPLYKVCEGFSGKVISDKTKQLAGVVCDALRDKIGVENFVHIYNVLRQKFKEKREKKRNMQKQLAVINPMRFAKRKLQLAAKHTVHKRRRIMSMRMQQGRS, from the exons ATGACGACCTCTCAGTCACAGGCCGTCAAGTCTCTCAATACGTCCGCCGGCCGGAGGCGCTTTACG TTCAAGAGTTTCTCCCAGCGGGTGGAAGAGATACAGATCAATGTTTTTCATAGTCTTGACTCCGTTAAAGCTCAACCATCTGACGGCTCATCATTCTTGCGAGAGAGCCTTATTTACTGGAAG GAATTGAATACGGCGGAAGACTTTATCTCCTTTTATGAAAACATGATGCCATTTGTTCAGACGCTATCGCAAGTTATACTGCACAAGGAAACCATTATGACGGAGCTTCTTGATAAAGTGAAGATTGAAGCTATATTGTCTCTTGAGCCAATTCTAAG GTTAATAGCAGCTCTATCCAGAGATTTGCTGGATGAATTTGTATT TTTTCTTCCAAGGCTTGTAGATTCATTGGTGATTCTACTAAAAAATGGTGGCGACCGTGATCCAGAGGTCATAGAACAG ATATTCACTTCTTGGTCATATATCATGATGTATTTGCAGAAGTATCTTGTAAGGGATCTTGTTTATGTCCTCAA AATTACAGCGGACCTAAGATATTTCCCAAAGCACTATGTCCAAGAATTCATGGCTGAGTCAGTTTCATTCTTGTTGAGGAATTCATGCAAAGGGCAACTTCAAAAAG GTGTTAGGAAGGCTATTAGAGAGGCTGCTAAAACCAAAAGCTCAGAGGATGCTGAAAGTAAAAGCTCATCGTCCATAAATGGAGTTTCTGCTTTGCTATGGTATGCAATGAGAGGGGTTTCGCTACTACTTCATTCAAGAGCTGAAACTGTCTGGCAGATTTTGATTGACACATCAACTTTTACTATGGTTGAAAAATATACCAAAG GTTCTAAGGCTCTTTTAGAAGTTACATCAGGCATTCTTCGCCATTTATGCACTGCAATTGACCCTAAAGAGTTGGAAGTAATATACAATTGTTTGTTTGAAGAGACATCTAAGTGCATCACCAATCGTTACTTGGATCAGCTAAATCACCTGTTgtctcttcttgtttttcttattGATGGGAACAAAATTATTG ATGGACCAAAGTTGCTTAATCTTGTAGATTCATTTGTACAATCGTTTGTTGTACCTTCTATTGGTGTGAAGGTGGAATCCGTGACACATAAGGTTCTTAAGAAAGTCCTGAAATTGATGCTGCACCTTCTTGATATTCCATCCATTTCTGTTGATATATCCAGCATCTTGCCACTATATGTTCCTGCATTTAAGTTGAACAGCTCTAG CCTCTGCCCTTTTTTAGATGAACTCATCCTGAAGGAACCTCAAATTGTACAGGTATTCAGAAGCCATATATTAAG TGCCATGGATGATTTAATTGAAGATTCTCCTGAAGAAACCTTATCCTTGATGTTAACATTCTTTGCAAAACAGAGCAAATATGAGAGCTGTTATATTGTTGAAGTTTCTGAAGACAAAGTTCATATGTTATGCAATTTCTTAAGAGAGAAGATTGTGTACTGGATCAAATTATTTGGTACTGCAGAGAGCAATAACCAATTTTACAAGCAAATACCTGAATCTGAAGTGGCCATCTTATGGGGAGTAATCTGttgttttccttattttccaatttTGCATGAGAAATTTGGACTTTTTAAAGAACTGATCAATTCTATCGATCAGTTTCTGGAAGCTGAGACTG ataaaatagaaaatatgcTGAAATCTACTTGGCAGGGCATTCTTGGTGGTGTGTTGAGTTCGTATCATAAACTGCTGTTGGTCAATAAACTTGCCACTTCAGAAGTAAAGACATTTTTGAATCTTGCAAAGAAACACAAATCATCTCTTCAAGTATTGTCATCTGTAGCTGAATATTTGGATTCTATTTCTGG GACTGAATTTGAGGAGGATTCCAGTCTGAAAGCATTTCAAAAAGTTGATGAGCAAGATGCTGTGGACGCAGTTATCTCATTAGCAGTCAATTTGAGTCATCCAAATAAGGCCATTCGCTTGTCCACTTTGAGAATATTGTTTCACTATAGACCACGTGTCGATGCTCTTCCTTCAAATGACATACGCCCTTGTAAGAAGTTAAAAACGGATCAATCTGGAGCTAACAATGAAATTTCTCAACACACTGAT GTTATCAAACTTCTCCTTTCAGTTGAGGCGACTCCGTTATCAATTTTTACAAGCCGTAATGCTATTGTACTTCTGCAAAACTTGCAAATTAGTCTTTCTTCTGGACGGATTGGAGATTCTtatattccccttttattcaatGGGATTATTGGAATTCTACATAATCGTTTTAGCCAAATATGGGAAGCTGCACTAGAGTGCCTCGCTACTTTGATAAGCCAATACAAGGAACTTGTATGGATTTATTTTGTGCATTATCTTGACCTATCTCAATCCAAGATTATTTCTGAAAATCCTCAGCTGGAAG CTGTGACTCAGGAACTCAATGATGATAACTCTGACGATGACATTGTTGTCATTGCTCCTGCTTCTGCTGATTTTTCTTTGGTTAAACGCTTTAAGTTATATCTGGCTCCTGCTTTTGATTGTACGCCTAGTGTGACCATAATAACTCTATTACTTCATTCGCTTCAAAAGATTTCAGACATTGCTGAATCTAGGTCGCGACAACTTATACCTTTGTTCTTGAAATTTTTGGGTTATGGTGCAAATGATAATTTCAG TTTTGAGTCATATGCTGGTCATGCTTGTCAGAGAAAGGACTGGAAGGTGATTCTAAAAGAGTGGTTGAACTTACTGGTACGAATGTGTAATGCTAAATCTTTGTATCAAAGTGCAGTACTCAAGGAAGTTCTGATGAAAAG GCTTCTAGATGATGTTGATGCAGACATACAATTAAAAGTTCTTGATTGCTTACTGAATTGGAAGGATGACTTTCTGATCTCATATGAGAAGCATCTCAAgaatttgatcatatcaaaaaactTGCGTGAGGGGCTTGCTACGTGGTCTGTTTCGAAAGAGTCACAATGCATTCAGGAAGAACATAGGTGTCATTTTATTCCTATACTCATCAGATTGTTAACACCAAAAGTTTGGACACTAAAGACTCTTGGTTCAAGAAAG CATACAGGTTTAGCTCTTAGAAAAGCAATTCTATGTTTCTTGGCCCAGCTTGAAGTTGATGAGCTTCTGCTTTTTTTCATGTTACTTTTAAAGCCATTATTGCCCAGGCCAAGAGCAAATGAAGTGCTTGATGTTCAGACTGCTGAAGCATCTACAAACATCACACATGGATCTAGCTCCTCCATCCTTAATAAATATTCAACATCAATTCTCGTGGCTGACCTGTCATGGAAACAGAAATATGGTTTTCTACATGTCATAGATgaaattctaaggatttttgaTGAAGCACACATCAAGCCATATCTCAATGCATTGCTCAAGATTGTTGGCTGGATATTAGAGAGCTGCATGCCAAATCTTTCAAGTGGAGATAGTTTGAGTAACTCAAAG ATGACTTCAAAGCAATTAAAGGACTTGAGATCCTTATgcctaaaaattatttcttttgtgCTTAATAAGTATGTGAATCATGACTTTGAGTCAGATTTCTGGGACATCTTTTTCCGTTCCACGAAGCCTCTGCTAGACAGCTTCAAACATGAGGGTTCAAGTGGTGAAAGACTAAACCTACttctttcttgctttatttcAATGAGCAAAAGCACCAAACTACTTTCATTATTGGAGAGGGAGGCAAATCTTGTCCCTACAATTTTTTCAGCGCTATCTCTAAGCACTGCGTCCGATGCAATCATATATCCTGTTCTcgaatttattgaaaatttgtTGAATCTCGATAACAGCGAGGATCATCTAGAAAATAAGTCTGTAAAAAATCTTTTGGTGCCTCATATAGATGTACTTATCCAAAGTCTTCATGGGCACTTGCTGTCTCGCAATGAAGCTTACag GAAATCGATCAATTGGCCTGGTAATGCAGAGTCAAGAGTATTAAAATTGTTGGCTAGATATATTGTTGATCCTGTTGTAGCCGGACAATTTGTGGACATACTGCTGCcatgtttcaagaagaaaaacTTAAATATTG ATGATGCTTTGTCAGGTTTACTGGTTCTTAAAGGTACCCTGTCCGTTGTAGGATCTGAATCATATGAGAAAATTCTCAAGGCAATTCTGCCTTTGCTAGTTTCTTCTGGATTGGATGTTCGATTGTGCATTTGTGATATTCTTCATGGGCTTAAGGATATTGATTCTTCAATAGCCAGTGTG GCCAAGCTTTTGTGCGACTTAAATGCTGTTTCTTCCTCGTTACTTGGAGAGCTTGATTATGACAGAAGAATCAGTGCTTATGAAAAAATTAAGCCAGGATTGTTTTCTGAGCTAAAAGTAGAGCATGTTATGTTGATACTTTCACACTGTGTATATGATATGTCACATGTCGAATTAATTTTTCGACAGAGTGCATCTAATGCACTGTTATCCTTTATTCATTTTGCTGCATCAGTGTTGGAAAACAGTGAGGATAATTCCTCAAAGATGCTGTTGAACAATGAAACACAGGAAGTCCCAGAAGATCACATTCTGAAGAAGGAAGATAGTCAAAGTATATGGACAAAAAAGAGTATTAAGCAGATAGTTAATACAACTTTTCTCTCCAATGTTGGTGGTGCCTTAAACAAAGATATTTCAGTGTTAAGA GAATGGTTTGCTGTCCTACGGGGTATGGTATATTATCTAAATGGATTACCATCTTTAAATCCACTCAAATCTCTCTACAGTGAGGATGATGAAGTAGACTTTTTTAACAATATTGTCCACTTACAG ATACATCGAAGGAAAAGGGCAGTATTACGTTTTAGAAATATCCTGGGTTCAGGGAACTTAACAGAG GACCTTATCGCCAAAATCTTCCTTCCACTATTTTTCAAGATGTTGCTCGATCAAGATGGGAAAGGATTGGATTTAGCAAATGTTTGTTTAGATACAATTGCCTCTATTGCAGGTCATATGCAGAGCTGGGATTCCTATCGGTCCCTATTAATGAAAAGTTTTAAAGAGATAGCTCAAAAACCAGATAAACAAAAAGTGTTGTTGCGTTTGATATGCGCCATCCTTGATAATTTCCCATTTTCAAACAAGGAAATTCCCAAAGCTTTAAATGATCAAAGTGAAATTTCTGCTCCTGAAGCCAAAGCCAATTTATCAAATGTTGAGGCACTGAAGTATTTGCAAAATGTATTCTTTCCACAGATTCAAAAACTACTGACTTCTGATACACTAAATGTCAATGTGAATTTCAATCTTGCCGCTATCAAAGTACTAAAGTTGCTCCCGGTGGAAATCAAGGACTCACATCTTTCAACCATAATACACCGCGTATGCTGTTTTTTAAAGAATCGCTTGGAAAGCATACGTGATGAAGCAAGGTCAGCTCTGGTTGCATGCTTGAAGGAGCTTGGACTGAAATACCTGCAGTATGTAGTCAAAGTTTTGCAAGCAATATTGAAAAGAGGATATGAGTTGCATGTGTTGGGTTACACGGTCAACTTCATATTATCGAAGACTCTGGTTAATATAGACGCCGGTGAACTTGATTACTGTCTGGAAGACTTGCTCACTGTAGCTGAGGCTGACATTCTTGGAGACGTTGCCGAGGAAAAGGAGGTTGAGAAGATCGCCTCTAAAATGaaagaaacaaagaagaaaaaGTCATATGAGACTCTTGAACTAATTGCTCAGAGAATTACCTTCAGGACTCATGCTATTAAGTTGCTTTCACCTATCAGTGCACACCTTCAAAAACATGTTACACCTAGGGTGAAGGTGAGGCTTCAGACAATGCTACAACATATTGCTCTTGGCATCGAACGCAACTCTTCAGTCGAAACTTCAGAACTTTTTCATTTTGTCTATGAGCTTATTAAAGGTAGTTTCAGTCCAGAAGGTTCTCAAGGCTATTGGATATCCAACGAAGGGATACAAAAGACATCTGTTGGCAAAATGTCACAGAAAATGAGTATTTCAAATTCTTCCAAACATGATTCACATAACACTCATCTGATTGTTGTATTTGCGCTTGGGTTACTTCTTAATCATGTGAAGAAATTGATGAAGATGGAATTGCTCAAGAATGATGAGCAGCTATTATCAATGTTAGACCCCTTTGTAAGCCTATTGAGCAATTGCTTATGTTCCAAATATGAAGATGTTCTGGCTGCTGCTTTCAGGTGTCTTGCTCTGTTGGTGACGAAACCATTACCATCTATTGAAACCCATGCTGACAATATTACAAGTTTGCTCCTAGAAATTGTCCAAAAATCTGGAAATGTTGGAAGTTCACTGGTGCAGTCCTGTCTGAAAGTCCTCACAGTGTTATTGAGACGCACTAGTATTTCTCTTACAAATCGTCAGCTGCAATTATTAATTCACTTTCCAGTTTTTATGGATATCCAAACAAAACCATCTCCTATTGCTCTTTCTCTTTTGAAGTCAATAATTCACCAAAAGCTTGTTGTCCATGAAATATATGACATTGTTGTGCAAGTTGCTGAGTTGATGGTGGCAAGTCATTCAGAACCAATTCGCAAGAAGAGTAATGAAGTTCTGTTGCAATTTCTTCTTAATTACCCTCTGTCTGATAAGCGTTTGCAACAACATATGGATTTCTTGTTAGCAAATCTAAG CTATGAACATTTGTCTGGAAGAGAAGTTGTGCTACAGACTCTGTATGATATATTGAAAAAGTTTCCTGCAAGTGTTGTGGACAGTCAGGCACAGTCATTTTTTCTGCACTTGGTGGTGGCCCTAGCAAATGAACAAGATATCAAACTGCGAGGCATGATTTGTGGAGCCATGAAAGTTCTGTTGGATCGCATAAGCCAACATGTGATGCATTCCATTGTGAGCTACACAATATCATGGTACACAGGTGAAAAGTCACATTTGTGGAGTGCTTCAGCTGAG GTTCTTAGCTTGTTGGTTCAAGTTATGAAAAAGGATTTCTGGTTTAAGATTGGTAATATATTGCAAGTTATGAGAGATAGACTCAAATCTTCTGCTCATGCTGCTGGTAGCAGTAAAGATGACATTTTGAAAGATGCTGCAGTTCCTTTATGGAAGGAAGCGTATTATTCACTTATTTTACTGGACAACATGCTACAACACTTCCCAGATTTATATTTTGAAGAGAATGTTCAG GAGATATGGATGATAATATGCAAATTAATGCTCCATCCACACACTTGGGTACGATGTATTTCCAGCAGCCTTGTGCACTCTTATTTCACTACAGTCAAAGAAACCAGTAAACGTGATGACCAGAAGCTGAAATCTAGATCCTATTTTCTTTTATGCCCAAGTAGACTTTTTGCTATTGCTGCATTATGTTTGAATCAGCTGAAGACCCACCTGATCGATGAAAAAACAAGCAATCTCATAAGGGAGAATCTTGTATTTTCAACATGTGCTCTGCATTCCAGGCTTGCAAATACACCAGTACCTCACAAATATTGGTCTACCCTTGATTCCCATGAGCAGAGCATCTTTCTCGAGGCTCTTGAAATTCTTGGTTCAAGAGGCACAAAGGATGCTTTCTTGTTATCTACTCCTGCTCGAAGTGATTCATTGGAGAAGATTAATCATATTTATGAAGACAAGCAAGATCTCAGGTCATTGCTTGTTATACCTCTGTTGAAGAGCATGGGCAAAATTTCGATGCAGATGAGGGACACACAG ATGCAGGTTATTTTTGATTCCTTCACGATGATGTTTAAacagatcgattcagaaggtttGCAGGCATATGCTACCTACATTCTGATTCCACTATATAAAGTTTGCGAAGGATTCTCTGGGAAGGTCATCAGTG ATAAAACCAAACAATTAGCAGGAGTAGTATGTGATGCCTTAAGGGATAAAATTGGTGTCGAAAACTTTGTGCATATCTACAATGTATTAAGGCAGAAGttcaaggagaagagggagaagaagagaaacatGCAAAAGCAGCTTGCTGTTATCAATCCAATGCGTTTTGCCAAGAGAAAATTGCAACTGGCTGCCAAACATACAGTCCACAAGAGGAGAAGGATAATGTCAATGAGGATGCAACAAGGAAGAAGTTAG